The nucleotide window TCCGGGAGCTTTGTCGTCGGGTGGGGGAGGCGGCGCCCCAGCTGCGGGAGATGGCCGGGGCCATCGCGCATCTGGACGGGGTCATCGCGCTGGCGGAGGCTGCGGTTCGCTACCGGTATGTGCGCCCGGAGCTGGTGGAGGAAGACTGCCTGGAGATCCAGGGGGGACGGCATCCGGTGGTCGAACGGGCCCTGGCCGGCCGCTTCGTTGCGAATGATGTCCGCCTGGATGAGGAGGGGCGGATCCTGATCCTGACCGGGCCGAACATGGCGGGGAAGAGCACCCTGCTGCGCCAGGTCGCCCTCATCGTGTTAATGGCCCAGATCGGCTCCTTTGTCCCCGCCGATCGGGCCCGGCTGCGGCCGGTGGATCGGATCTTCACCCGGATCGGGGCTCACGATGAGCTGGCAGCCGGTCGCTCCACGTTTATGGTGGAGATGAGCGAAACAGCCTACATTCTGCATCAGGCCACGGCGGAAAGCATGGTGGTGCTGGATGAGATCGGGCGGGGAACCAGCACCTATGATGGCCTGGCGATCGCCTGGGCGGTCGTGGAATATCTGCATAACCATCCGAAGCGGCGGCCGAAGGTGCTTTTCGCCACCCACTACCACGAGCTGACCGCCTTGGCGACGTATCTACCGAGGGTCCGCAACGCCCATATGGCCGTGGCAGAAGTAGAAGGGCGCATCGTTTTTCTGTATCAGATCCGGCCGGGCGGCGCGGATCGGAGCTACGGGATCCATGTGGCGGAGCTGGCCGGATTGCCCCGGCCGGTCATCCGGCGGGCGCGGGAGCTGCTCCGCCGTCTGGAGCGCGGCGAGCCCGCCGTGCGGCCCCAGGCCCCTCCGCCGGCCGCGCCCCTGCCCCTCTTCGCTGAGCATCCGGTGATCCATGCTCTTCGCCATCTGGATCCCGAAAGCCTCTCCCCGCTGGAGGCCCTTCACAAGCTGTATGAGTTGAAAGGATTGCTCGATCAGGCTTCCCCTCCATCGGGTTAGAAGCCGAGGGATCGGTCCATCGTAGGGCAACTGCTTGCAGTTGCCCTACGCCTCTCGCAGCGCTTTGAGCGGTCAAGGGGAGAGGAGGCCATCGCCTTTCTACTTCGTATGTGCTGAACCGAGAAGGCTGGAGGCTTCCATGAGCAAGGTTCGTGTGCCGCGTCGCCACATCGCTTACCGGGACCATGGCGTGGTGATTGAGATCGCCCCGGATTACCAGCAGCTCGCCAGCCGGGCGGACGCTGTCATCCGGGAGATTGTGGATCGCTATCCCAAGACCGCGCGGATGTATGAGTATCTCACCCATGATCCGAAGGTCTCCGCATGCTGGGACCTAGCCAACTATATGGCGGTCTATAAGATGAACTACAACGACCATGGCCCTGTCCATGCTCGCATCGCCACCGCGGCCGCGATGCAGATGATGCAGTTGCTGGTCCGGCATGGGGTCGCCTTCGATGTGGTGACCTCGGGGGCCGGGGATCTGGACGATGCTTTCCTGGTGGTTCTGGCCGCGGAGCTCCTGCATGACATCGGGAACATGGTTCACCGGGTCGGGCATATCGAATACAGCGTGGTGCTGGCCGCCCAGCTGCTGCCGCGCTGGCTGGGGGAGATCTACCCGGATCCGGAGCAGGAGCAGCTGATCCTGGGGTTCATCCTGTCCTGTATCGCCAGCCATGATGGTTCCCCACCCCCACTGACTGTAGAGGCGGCGGTGGTGGCCATCGCCGATGGGACCGATATGACCAAGGGGCGGGGGCGGGCGGCCTTCGACCTGGGCAAGGTCGACATCCACTCCGTATCCGCCCTGGCGGTGGACGAGGTGGAGATCCGGGATGGGAAAGATGTGCC belongs to Thermoflexus sp. and includes:
- a CDS encoding HD domain-containing protein, translating into MSKVRVPRRHIAYRDHGVVIEIAPDYQQLASRADAVIREIVDRYPKTARMYEYLTHDPKVSACWDLANYMAVYKMNYNDHGPVHARIATAAAMQMMQLLVRHGVAFDVVTSGAGDLDDAFLVVLAAELLHDIGNMVHRVGHIEYSVVLAAQLLPRWLGEIYPDPEQEQLILGFILSCIASHDGSPPPLTVEAAVVAIADGTDMTKGRGRAAFDLGKVDIHSVSALAVDEVEIRDGKDVPIEIAVYLSNSAGIFQVQEILARKVVVTPLKDQVRIVVSARPETPLADQRIIQKVVFENGRFQVARDE